Proteins from one Gimesia maris genomic window:
- a CDS encoding TetR/AcrR family transcriptional regulator, with protein sequence MTPPTDRKTRSRKNILNAALRMFKRQGYVGSGVDGIMEEAGMTSGAFYGHFDSKTDVLGAALVQSFIEDQAAMDGALSESETPEQLIEIMQRYLSSKHCEHVEEGCSIPPLLSDLGRADEETKAQFEEVIQWMVAQFEDRSQNEFSRQEILSTLALCFGGLSLARAVKSPALARQILSACRKNLPIQKKV encoded by the coding sequence ATGACGCCCCCCACGGACCGTAAAACCCGCTCCCGCAAAAACATTCTGAACGCCGCCCTGCGGATGTTTAAGCGTCAGGGTTATGTGGGGAGTGGCGTGGACGGGATCATGGAAGAAGCGGGGATGACTTCGGGCGCGTTTTACGGGCACTTCGATTCGAAAACCGATGTGCTGGGCGCAGCGCTGGTGCAGTCGTTCATTGAAGACCAGGCAGCCATGGACGGGGCGCTCAGCGAAAGCGAAACTCCGGAGCAACTGATCGAAATCATGCAGCGGTACCTGTCGAGCAAACATTGCGAGCATGTGGAGGAGGGCTGTTCGATCCCTCCTCTGCTGTCCGATCTGGGCCGCGCCGATGAGGAAACGAAAGCGCAGTTCGAAGAAGTCATCCAGTGGATGGTCGCGCAATTCGAAGACCGCTCACAGAACGAATTTTCGCGACAGGAAATTCTCTCGACGCTGGCGCTTTGTTTTGGGGGCCTGTCCCTGGCGCGGGCCGTCAAGTCCCCTGCCCTGGCGCGACAGATTCTCTCCGCGTGTCGCAAGAATTTACCGATTCAGAAGAAAGTATAA
- a CDS encoding cupin domain-containing protein, producing the protein MSQVSEEVVHGQGYDCFAAGPMESWMRFRLSPPETPLPTRGKYFLRKYLNSDGLEMSINTLPAGREMPFVHRHKENDEIYFVIQGQGQFQAGTDVFDVSEGFFIRLSPEVPRVWRNNSEEPLYYLVIQYRADSCVTGTIQDGERLEDYPIAWKAESDHDAPHGP; encoded by the coding sequence ATGAGTCAAGTGAGTGAAGAGGTCGTACACGGCCAGGGATATGACTGTTTTGCAGCGGGGCCCATGGAGAGCTGGATGCGGTTTCGTCTGTCGCCTCCCGAGACGCCGCTGCCGACGCGGGGAAAATATTTTCTGCGGAAGTATCTGAATTCTGATGGGCTGGAGATGTCGATCAATACGTTGCCCGCGGGTCGTGAGATGCCTTTCGTGCATCGGCACAAGGAGAACGATGAGATTTATTTCGTGATTCAGGGGCAGGGACAGTTCCAGGCGGGCACAGATGTGTTCGACGTCTCTGAGGGATTCTTCATCCGACTTTCGCCGGAAGTGCCCCGGGTCTGGAGAAACAATTCGGAAGAGCCGTTATACTATCTGGTAATCCAGTACCGCGCCGACAGTTGTGTGACCGGCACCATTCAGGATGGCGAACGCCTGGAGGATTACCCGATAGCCTGGAAAGCAGAATCTGATCATGACGCCCCCCACGGACCGTAA
- a CDS encoding DinB family protein, which translates to MNTIEFIKVGLEESKNWTCRLLDDMRETPFVEPTPRGGNHPLWVLGHLIVNESVLLDEWIQGKPNRFPEYTDLFGYGSTPVADPSKYPAYDEIRPRFDEIRQDTLAFLDQLSEDDLDKPSYCVKDPFCKTVGNCFQSMILHTMSHSGNVTDSRRAVGKPPLLS; encoded by the coding sequence ATGAACACAATCGAATTCATTAAAGTCGGACTGGAAGAGAGCAAAAACTGGACATGCAGACTTCTCGACGATATGCGAGAAACTCCATTTGTTGAACCGACGCCTCGTGGCGGGAATCACCCCCTCTGGGTTCTGGGACATTTGATTGTAAACGAATCTGTACTACTGGATGAGTGGATTCAGGGAAAACCGAATCGCTTCCCAGAATATACAGATCTATTCGGCTACGGCTCTACTCCTGTTGCTGATCCGTCAAAGTATCCTGCATACGACGAGATACGTCCCCGCTTTGATGAAATCCGCCAGGATACTCTGGCATTTCTGGATCAGCTTTCTGAAGATGATCTGGACAAGCCAAGCTACTGTGTGAAGGACCCGTTTTGTAAAACTGTCGGTAATTGTTTCCAGTCGATGATTCTGCACACCATGAGCCACTCGGGGAATGTTACTGATTCTCGTCGCGCTGTGGGAAAACCTCCGCTCCTGTCTTGA